The proteins below are encoded in one region of Sminthopsis crassicaudata isolate SCR6 chromosome 1, ASM4859323v1, whole genome shotgun sequence:
- the LOC141551486 gene encoding uncharacterized protein LOC141551486, with the protein MEPKEGVTSGFLMAPIQEPVTFQDVAVDFTSEEWRLLDPAQRALHRNMMLENYQNLLSVGIPVSRVDLISVLEKQQGGPSPKSRDSSGSHQDFLTEHQRTHTGEKPFMCKECGKCYTCKSSLTIHQRVHTGEKPFVCKECGRGFIKRGILTDHQRTHTGERPFVCKECGKDFSQKCHLTVHQRVHTGEKPFVCNECGRAFSRREYLTIHQRTHTEEKPFVCKECGKGFFQKRLLTVHQRVHTGEKPFLCDECGKAFIERRYLTVHQRTHTGEKPFVCKQCGKRYVNSHYVTIHQRVHTGEKPFVCKECGKAFSKRECLTDHQRTHTGERPFECKQCGKSFSYRGNLVSHRRIHTGEKPYECKQCGKSFSLKDSLTIHQRTHTGEKPFECKQCGKSFSYRGNLVSHRRTHTGEKPYECKQCGKSFSLKDSLTIHQRTHTGEKPYECKQCGKSFSLKDSLTIHQRTHTGEKPFECKQCGKSFSYRGNLVSHRRIHTGEKPYECKQCGKSFNLKDSLTIHQRTHTGEKPFVCNECGKAFKTRSNLKSHHKIHTKEKQNLMK; encoded by the coding sequence ATGGAGCCCAAGGAGGGTGTGACTTCTGGCTTTCTCATGGCCCCCATTCAGGAACCAGTGACCTTCcaggatgtggctgtggacttcaccAGTGAGGAGTGGAGGCTTCTGGATCCTGCCCAGAGGGCCTTGCACAGGAATATGATGCTGGAGAACTACCAGAACCTGCTCTCTGTGGGGATTCCTGTTTCCAGAGTGGATCTGATATCTGTATTGGAGAAACAACAAGGAGGCCCAAGTCCCAAGAGCAGAGACTCCAGTGGGTCTCATCAAGATTTCcttactgaacatcagagaactcacactggagagaaaccatttatgtgtaaggaatgtgggaaatGTTACACTTGTAAGAGCAGTCTCACTATTCACcagagagttcatactggagagaaaccctttgtatgtaaGGAATGTGGAAGAGGCTTCATTAAGAGAGGAATCCTTACTGatcatcagagaactcacactggagagagacCATTTGtatgtaaggaatgtgggaaagaTTTTTCTCAGAAATGCCATCTCACTGTTCACcagagagttcatactggagagaaaccctttgtatgtaatgaatgtggaagagCATTCAGTCGGAGAGAATACCTTACtatacatcagagaactcacaccgAAGAGAAGCCATTTGtatgtaaggaatgtgggaaaggttTTTTTCAGAAACGCCTTCTCACTGTTCACcagagagttcatactggagagaaaccctttctatgtgatgaatgtggaaaagccttcatcGAGAGAAGAtaccttactgtacatcagagaactcacactggagagaaaccctttgtatgtaaGCAATGTGGGAAAAGGTATGTTAACAGCCACTATGTCACTATTCACcagagagttcatactggagagaaaccctttgtatgtaaggaatgtggaaaagccttcagtaaGAGAGAATGCCTTACTGatcatcagagaactcacactggagagagacCCTTTGAATGTAAGCAATGTGGGAAAAGCTTTAGTTATAGGGGAAACCTTGTTTCCCATcggagaattcatactggagagaaaccctatgaatgtaaGCAATGTGGGAAAAGTTTTAGTCTGAAGGACAGtctcactattcatcagagaactcacactggagagaaaccctttgaatgtaaGCAATGTGGGAAAAGCTTTAGTTATAGGGGAAACCTTGTTTCCCATcggagaactcacactggagagaaaccctatgaatgtaaGCAATGTGGGAAAAGTTTTAGTCTGAAGGACAGtctcactattcatcagagaactcacactggagagaaaccctatgaatgtaaGCAATGTGGGAAAAGTTTTAGTCTGAAGGACAGtctcactattcatcagagaactcacactggagagaaaccctttgaatgtaaGCAATGTGGGAAAAGCTTTAGTTATAGGGGAAACCTTGTTTCCCATcggagaattcatactggagagaaaccctatgaatgtaaGCAATGTGGGAAAAGTTTTAATCTGAAGGACAGtctcactattcatcagagaactcacactggagagaaaccctttgtatgtaatgagtgtgggaaagcctttaaAACCAGGTCTAACCTTAAAAGTCATCACAAAATTCATactaaagagaaacaaaatttgatgAAATAG